One window from the genome of Leuconostoc suionicum encodes:
- a CDS encoding TIGR01457 family HAD-type hydrolase, with the protein MSKYKAYFIDLDGTIYQGKKKMPSGKRFIDRLKAANIPYLFVTNNSTKSPEDVADNLTKNHDIKTSADQVYTSSMATADYLKTIALPDKKSVYIVGESGLRDALINADFTITNDENADFVVAGLDRAFNYEKLTTATLAIQRGAQFIATNRDSNLPNERGMLPGAGSLISAIQTATQVEPTVIAKPEIPIMDGALKKLHINRQDVVMVGDNYNTDILAGINSEIDTLLVYSGVSTPKQISQITQKPTHEVETLDNWII; encoded by the coding sequence ATGTCAAAATATAAAGCTTACTTCATCGACCTAGATGGCACAATATATCAAGGTAAAAAAAAGATGCCTTCTGGCAAACGATTCATTGATCGACTAAAGGCAGCTAATATTCCTTACCTATTTGTAACCAATAATTCAACCAAAAGCCCAGAAGATGTGGCTGATAACTTAACCAAAAACCATGATATTAAAACATCGGCCGACCAAGTTTATACTAGCTCGATGGCAACAGCCGATTATCTTAAAACGATTGCTTTACCTGACAAAAAAAGCGTATATATAGTAGGCGAATCTGGTCTACGGGATGCATTAATAAATGCTGATTTTACAATAACTAATGACGAAAATGCTGATTTTGTTGTTGCTGGACTAGATCGAGCATTCAACTATGAAAAGCTCACTACCGCTACATTAGCAATTCAACGAGGTGCACAGTTTATTGCAACAAATCGTGATTCTAATTTACCCAACGAACGTGGCATGTTACCTGGAGCTGGTTCATTAATCTCTGCCATCCAAACTGCCACACAGGTTGAGCCAACTGTGATAGCTAAACCAGAAATACCCATTATGGATGGTGCGTTAAAAAAGCTCCATATTAATCGACAAGATGTTGTTATGGTTGGTGATAATTACAATACTGACATTCTGGCAGGCATTAATTCAGAAATTGACACATTACTCGTATATTCAGGAGTTTCTACACCTAAACAAATTTCTCAGATTACTCAAAAACCAACCCATGAAGTTGAGACTTTAGACAATTGGATAATTTAA
- a CDS encoding MFS transporter → MEEKLFNKGFLTITIINFIVYLVYYLMMVIIAVVAHDQLHASFGQAGLASGIYIIGTLIARLIVGKELELIGRKKIVRWGAILYLITTIAYLFVPTIAILDAVRLFNGFAYGMTSTALNAIVTEFIPEKRKGEGINYYGLSTSLAAAIGPFIGLLLLNATSFRFIVILSVILIGISMVALFAIKINNVTLSPEHLSELKSWKLSSFIEFKVLLIAGVGFLMGLSYSSVLSFLASYAETLNLVSISSFFFVVYAGIVTLTRPMSGRIFDRFGENYVMYPSYFFLALGLVVLALTHNGITLLLSGAFIGLGYGTFMSNGQAVSLKLVSSHRVGIALSTYFIGLDLGLGVGPYALGALHVMLTFRELYLVSATIPVVSAILYLVFYHPDRIKKNVATIPSEELA, encoded by the coding sequence ATGGAAGAAAAATTATTTAATAAAGGCTTTTTAACAATTACTATTATTAACTTTATCGTGTACTTAGTGTACTATCTGATGATGGTTATAATCGCTGTTGTTGCACATGATCAACTACATGCTTCGTTCGGGCAGGCAGGATTGGCCTCTGGAATTTATATTATAGGAACGTTAATAGCTCGGTTGATAGTTGGTAAAGAATTAGAATTAATCGGACGGAAAAAAATCGTGCGATGGGGTGCTATTCTATATTTAATTACAACAATTGCTTACTTATTTGTACCAACAATCGCTATACTAGATGCGGTACGTCTCTTTAATGGTTTTGCGTATGGAATGACATCGACAGCTCTAAACGCTATTGTGACCGAATTTATTCCTGAGAAACGCAAAGGTGAGGGTATAAATTATTATGGATTGAGTACAAGTTTAGCCGCGGCTATTGGTCCATTCATTGGTTTATTATTATTGAATGCAACTAGTTTTCGATTCATTGTGATATTATCGGTTATCTTAATTGGAATTTCAATGGTTGCACTGTTTGCAATTAAAATTAATAATGTGACGCTTTCACCAGAACATTTATCCGAATTGAAGTCGTGGAAGCTTTCTAGTTTCATTGAATTTAAAGTATTATTAATTGCTGGTGTAGGATTTTTGATGGGCTTGTCTTATTCGTCAGTATTATCATTTTTGGCTTCATATGCGGAAACCTTGAACTTGGTTTCGATTAGTTCATTCTTTTTCGTAGTCTATGCCGGCATTGTGACATTGACGAGGCCAATGTCAGGACGTATTTTTGATCGCTTTGGTGAAAATTACGTTATGTATCCGAGCTACTTTTTCTTAGCTCTTGGTTTAGTTGTTTTGGCATTGACCCATAATGGGATTACTTTGTTATTGTCCGGTGCATTCATTGGTCTAGGATATGGAACATTCATGTCAAATGGTCAAGCGGTTTCCTTAAAGCTAGTTTCGAGTCATCGTGTCGGCATTGCCTTATCAACATACTTCATCGGCTTGGACTTGGGATTAGGCGTTGGACCTTATGCTTTAGGTGCTTTGCATGTTATGTTGACGTTCCGTGAATTGTACTTAGTTTCAGCTACCATTCCTGTGGTTTCAGCAATACTTTATCTGGTATTTTATCATCCAGATCGTATCAAAAAAAATGTAGCAACTATTCCTAGCGAGGAGTTGGCTTAA
- a CDS encoding DUF6681 family protein produces the protein MLTVLDLINHYLGYFTTNSKTKGRIYTVVGAGGVWYLLYLAYRFFVNGRWLRGALIAAVFLLLLYFVILNVVYYFTKRTSKWDISPRIEKLLGGPREEKSERESETVIMPANGLYSRQNVMLGTVVSDAQQQANIDTLALEMRQLDLIANDYGHLGEQAQRQIIAQQGVIYANHPGTLLPYFAMRENNGTLQIFGGINQLQARELGNVSMVGLTPTSQALTNYRLAIASVVLIGGPSHLATRSELVDDVQPYKIKIEIAYDHI, from the coding sequence ATGCTGACAGTTCTTGATTTAATTAATCATTATCTCGGATATTTTACGACAAATTCAAAAACCAAGGGGCGCATATATACTGTTGTTGGCGCCGGGGGTGTCTGGTACCTACTTTATTTAGCCTATCGTTTTTTTGTGAATGGTCGTTGGTTGCGTGGTGCATTAATTGCTGCAGTATTTTTACTATTACTTTACTTCGTCATTTTGAATGTAGTATATTATTTTACGAAGCGTACGAGTAAGTGGGATATTTCACCTAGAATTGAGAAATTATTAGGGGGACCGCGTGAGGAAAAGAGTGAACGTGAATCGGAGACGGTTATCATGCCGGCTAATGGACTATACAGTCGACAGAATGTTATGTTAGGAACAGTGGTAAGCGACGCGCAGCAACAGGCCAATATAGACACGCTTGCATTAGAGATGCGACAACTTGATTTAATAGCAAATGACTATGGGCATCTTGGTGAACAAGCGCAGCGACAGATTATTGCGCAACAAGGAGTAATTTACGCCAATCACCCAGGGACTTTGTTACCTTATTTTGCAATGCGTGAAAATAATGGTACGCTACAAATATTCGGGGGTATTAACCAATTACAAGCTCGAGAATTAGGTAATGTTTCTATGGTTGGCCTAACCCCTACGTCTCAAGCATTGACTAATTATCGCTTGGCAATAGCCTCAGTAGTCCTTATAGGAGGACCAAGTCATTTAGCGACGCGGAGTGAGTTAGTTGATGATGTGCAGCCCTACAAAATAAAAATAGAAATAGCCTATGATCATATATAA
- the menB gene encoding 1,4-dihydroxy-2-naphthoyl-CoA synthase yields MTTWSAIKKYDEILFEINTDGKNPGKIAKITMNDMASHNAFTPGMVSEMIDAFTLARDNAQVGVIILTGAGDKAFSSGGNQKVRGNGGYVGSDGIPRLNVLDLQRLMRIIPKPIIAMVKGWSVGGGNVLQLVADLTIAADNAKFGQTGPMVGSFDAGYGSGYLARVIGHKRAKEVWFLNHFYTAEEAYQMNWINKVVPLNKVEDATIEWADEMLTKSPTALRFIKAAMNADTDGLAGLQQFAGDATMLYYTSDEAKEGRDSFKEKRDPDFDQFPKFP; encoded by the coding sequence ATGACAACTTGGAGCGCTATTAAGAAGTACGACGAGATTCTTTTTGAAATAAACACTGATGGTAAAAATCCTGGAAAAATTGCCAAAATTACGATGAACGATATGGCATCACACAATGCTTTTACTCCGGGAATGGTATCGGAAATGATAGACGCTTTTACACTTGCGCGAGACAATGCTCAAGTTGGTGTGATTATTTTAACAGGAGCTGGAGATAAAGCTTTTTCTTCAGGGGGAAATCAAAAGGTACGTGGTAACGGTGGATATGTTGGTTCCGATGGCATTCCTCGTTTAAACGTGTTGGATTTGCAACGACTAATGCGTATTATTCCTAAGCCGATTATTGCTATGGTTAAGGGCTGGTCTGTTGGTGGTGGGAACGTATTACAATTAGTGGCTGATTTAACCATTGCTGCTGACAATGCTAAATTTGGTCAAACAGGACCGATGGTAGGCTCGTTCGATGCTGGATATGGCTCAGGCTATTTAGCTCGGGTAATAGGGCATAAGCGTGCCAAAGAGGTGTGGTTCTTGAACCATTTTTATACCGCTGAAGAAGCTTATCAAATGAATTGGATTAATAAAGTTGTCCCACTAAATAAAGTTGAAGATGCCACAATTGAGTGGGCCGATGAAATGTTGACTAAATCACCAACGGCGCTACGTTTTATCAAGGCCGCAATGAACGCTGATACAGATGGGTTGGCAGGCCTACAGCAATTTGCTGGGGATGCAACCATGCTGTACTACACATCAGACGAGGCTAAAGAAGGTCGTGATTCCTTTAAAGAAAAGCGCGATCCTGATTTTGATCAATTTCCAAAGTTCCCATAA
- the asp3 gene encoding accessory Sec system protein Asp3 — MQYQIYWTPNTELLGLQGATVDFRSLNEVYYENHFLPSGEVVARWHSTYKRMSGQPVVKADLPQLSHSETYVMERHIDASDRMFAYLVVTFFDQQYQPIATFSENTERLLINTPDEYAFYVIDLVSAGSGHFTFHNFDIRKKRAGILRENDQEIAPQLYTYLHQPEKVTSKVLRVIFSEPEEAVTDYVTQKIKTTQQAVLFVASGALKAGYYRQLELISAIKTVRKQVKAHSLEFVGYGPISSYAALYYQQQIKKSVAIISEDILLSPGKSEWTIERSVDGVSYLTSSIMPNTQLDLIISHPKYERLETLTYETPTPEEYEQQLLYEASHPKPGAFSKLFGQKNK; from the coding sequence ATGCAATATCAAATTTATTGGACACCCAATACCGAACTGCTGGGGCTTCAAGGGGCAACAGTTGACTTCAGGTCGTTGAATGAGGTGTATTATGAAAATCATTTTTTGCCAAGTGGAGAGGTTGTTGCGCGATGGCATTCTACATACAAGAGAATGAGCGGTCAACCGGTAGTGAAAGCAGACTTGCCTCAGCTATCACACAGTGAGACATATGTGATGGAACGTCATATTGATGCCAGTGACCGGATGTTTGCCTATTTGGTGGTGACTTTCTTTGATCAGCAATACCAGCCAATTGCTACTTTCAGTGAAAATACTGAACGACTGTTGATCAATACACCAGATGAATATGCTTTTTACGTTATTGATTTAGTTTCTGCAGGAAGCGGACATTTTACTTTTCATAATTTCGATATACGCAAAAAAAGGGCTGGTATTTTGCGAGAAAACGACCAAGAAATAGCGCCACAATTGTATACTTATTTGCATCAGCCAGAGAAAGTAACGAGTAAAGTATTACGAGTTATTTTTTCAGAACCAGAAGAAGCGGTAACTGACTATGTTACGCAAAAAATAAAAACAACGCAACAAGCCGTATTATTTGTTGCAAGTGGCGCACTAAAAGCGGGTTATTATCGTCAGTTAGAACTAATATCAGCTATTAAAACCGTACGAAAACAGGTTAAGGCGCACAGCCTCGAGTTTGTTGGTTATGGACCAATATCTAGTTACGCTGCCCTCTATTATCAGCAACAAATTAAAAAGAGTGTGGCAATAATTAGCGAAGATATTTTATTGTCCCCTGGAAAGTCAGAATGGACAATTGAACGTAGCGTTGATGGCGTCAGCTATCTTACTAGTTCGATAATGCCCAACACTCAACTTGATCTAATCATTTCACATCCAAAATATGAGCGATTAGAAACACTGACATATGAGACGCCAACGCCTGAAGAATATGAGCAGCAATTGTTGTATGAGGCATCACATCCAAAACCTGGCGCATTCTCTAAGCTTTTTGGTCAAAAAAACAAATGA
- a CDS encoding PaaI family thioesterase, with product MNIIELLELKTTILSADKTVVELAVTDKIMQPYGIVHGGINALLAETAASLGAKEALSDNQFPVGVDIQTHHLKPVSKGILIATATPVNIGHSLQVWHVKITENITNQLTSIATVTLKNQQKKS from the coding sequence ATGAATATTATAGAACTTTTAGAATTAAAAACCACCATATTGTCTGCTGATAAAACGGTTGTTGAGTTAGCTGTCACTGATAAAATTATGCAACCTTATGGCATTGTTCATGGTGGTATTAACGCCTTATTAGCTGAAACAGCAGCCTCATTAGGTGCAAAAGAAGCTTTATCTGATAATCAATTCCCTGTTGGTGTCGATATTCAAACACATCATTTAAAACCAGTAAGCAAGGGGATTCTGATTGCCACTGCAACCCCTGTTAATATTGGTCATTCACTTCAAGTATGGCATGTTAAAATTACAGAAAATATTACTAACCAATTAACGAGTATAGCTACCGTTACCTTAAAAAACCAACAGAAAAAGAGCTAA
- the asp2 gene encoding accessory Sec system protein Asp2, producing the protein MTISILQIGAENWAPYITDKLDWHYTSVLDLPTFLAMQRDPYVLEQTYVLLTDDYLESTLLSSQINEWPALRVIYFAHEVSSDFQKILDERRAFRVEENTPENVEKRIVTDMGTSQYGFSTRFSAEQFIPYVPEGIHLQRQGDFSTQFEGEFGEDWQQLGTLKAGTSDFQSGRANEVWLEYNHTENAEPALLFVFYKNGEVLTQQLIAGQSLRQLTTVAPPEDYENYEILVLGKGQGTLDFYVIHQRASRHGLGHLLPGGTWQLTKENEEVLSYFNPGDRQKPLIVSFADTRLHVDGFEMQEALNLLGTPYLLFTDARIQGGAFDIGTAEYEATIIKIIKQKMKTLGLRSEDLILMGASMGSYPALYYAADLNPAAVIIAKPIVNLGTFTAGSTISRGFDYGWRLDVRRYLSGYVRPDDNVAMNEKLWKHIENTNWTNIKVALFSMSQDEYDGQSLGQLLDFFATHNAPVKHESEEGQHTEKLDEMVDFMMTNLNVLRNTMRAEGE; encoded by the coding sequence ATGACAATATCAATTTTACAAATTGGCGCAGAAAATTGGGCACCATATATTACTGATAAGCTTGATTGGCACTATACATCAGTACTTGACTTACCTACTTTTTTGGCCATGCAAAGGGATCCGTACGTATTAGAACAGACTTATGTGCTGCTCACAGATGATTATCTTGAAAGCACGCTGCTATCCAGTCAAATTAATGAATGGCCTGCATTACGAGTGATTTACTTTGCTCATGAAGTATCGTCTGATTTTCAAAAAATTCTTGACGAGCGACGCGCTTTTCGTGTTGAAGAAAATACACCAGAAAATGTTGAAAAAAGAATAGTTACTGATATGGGTACTAGCCAATACGGTTTTTCGACGCGCTTTAGCGCCGAACAATTTATTCCTTATGTGCCTGAAGGAATTCATTTGCAACGACAAGGAGATTTTTCAACACAATTTGAAGGTGAATTTGGAGAAGATTGGCAACAATTAGGAACACTAAAGGCTGGTACAAGTGATTTTCAAAGTGGTCGGGCAAACGAAGTATGGTTGGAATACAATCATACAGAGAACGCCGAACCGGCCTTGCTATTTGTGTTTTATAAAAATGGTGAAGTATTGACTCAACAGTTGATAGCTGGTCAATCATTGCGCCAATTGACAACTGTAGCGCCCCCTGAAGATTACGAAAATTATGAAATCTTGGTTTTGGGTAAAGGTCAGGGAACCCTTGATTTTTACGTCATTCACCAAAGAGCCTCTCGACATGGGTTGGGACATTTGCTACCAGGTGGAACGTGGCAGCTTACCAAAGAAAATGAAGAAGTGTTAAGTTACTTCAATCCCGGAGATCGTCAAAAACCACTGATTGTTAGTTTTGCGGATACGAGACTTCATGTTGATGGGTTTGAAATGCAAGAAGCGCTAAATCTTCTAGGAACACCATATTTATTGTTTACAGATGCGCGTATACAAGGTGGCGCATTTGATATTGGAACAGCAGAATATGAAGCGACCATCATTAAAATAATTAAGCAGAAAATGAAAACATTAGGACTACGTTCCGAAGATCTTATTTTGATGGGTGCTTCTATGGGTAGTTACCCTGCTTTGTACTACGCTGCTGATCTTAACCCCGCTGCTGTTATTATTGCAAAACCAATTGTTAATTTGGGCACATTCACTGCTGGATCAACTATTTCACGTGGCTTTGATTATGGTTGGCGTTTAGATGTACGACGTTATTTGAGTGGCTATGTCAGGCCTGACGATAATGTAGCCATGAATGAAAAGTTATGGAAACACATTGAGAATACGAACTGGACAAATATCAAAGTGGCATTATTTTCGATGTCTCAAGATGAATATGATGGTCAGAGCTTAGGTCAGTTATTAGATTTCTTTGCCACGCATAATGCCCCAGTAAAGCATGAAAGTGAAGAAGGGCAACATACGGAGAAGCTTGATGAAATGGTTGACTTCATGATGACTAATTTAAATGTATTACGAAACACTATGCGAGCGGAGGGTGAATAA
- a CDS encoding GNAT family N-acetyltransferase: protein MKIQIKHAQGLGPIHEDALAIRKAVFIVEQGVDIKDELNDQTAEENAIHIVIYADNKLAATARVLAESDDTWHIQRVATLFPLRGQGLGRQLMEYIETLAPSYGIQNLVLGAQIQARGFYESLGFTAVGATFFEAGIQHIHMKKEL from the coding sequence ATGAAAATACAGATTAAACATGCACAAGGCCTCGGACCTATCCACGAAGATGCCCTAGCAATACGTAAAGCAGTTTTTATTGTTGAGCAAGGGGTTGACATTAAAGATGAATTGAATGATCAAACTGCTGAAGAGAATGCTATCCATATCGTTATTTATGCGGATAACAAACTTGCAGCCACTGCTCGGGTATTAGCAGAATCAGATGATACTTGGCACATACAACGTGTCGCTACATTATTTCCTCTTCGTGGGCAGGGGTTAGGTAGACAACTTATGGAATACATTGAAACCCTAGCACCATCTTATGGTATTCAAAACCTTGTCCTTGGTGCTCAAATTCAGGCCCGAGGTTTTTATGAATCCCTTGGCTTTACAGCGGTTGGGGCAACTTTTTTTGAAGCTGGAATACAACATATACATATGAAAAAAGAGCTATAA
- a CDS encoding carbon-nitrogen family hydrolase, producing the protein MTLKIAIAQIDIALGKPAINEQTVIEYAQRAAAVEADILVYPEMWNTGYDLLNLETVADPRGQRSINLLRDLAKKYHLNIVGGSVATAQAENKFYNTMFVFNDKGEQVSEYNKLHLFGLMNEEKFMSAGNKTNRFNLADVPSAGAICYDIRFPEWLRTMMSQGPQEILYIVAEWPIQRIKQWQLLLQARAIENQTFVVATNRVGRDNDNRFGGRSLIIDPLGNIVQQASDNKAELLVAEININDEKAIRGEIPVFSDRRPELYR; encoded by the coding sequence ATGACCTTAAAAATTGCGATTGCACAAATTGATATAGCACTGGGAAAGCCAGCCATTAATGAGCAAACAGTAATCGAGTATGCTCAGAGGGCTGCAGCAGTTGAGGCTGATATTTTAGTTTATCCTGAAATGTGGAATACGGGATATGATCTCCTTAATTTGGAGACCGTAGCGGATCCCCGAGGACAAAGAAGCATTAATTTGTTGCGTGATCTCGCTAAAAAATATCATCTCAACATTGTTGGTGGTTCTGTGGCAACAGCCCAAGCAGAGAACAAATTTTACAACACGATGTTTGTTTTCAATGACAAAGGCGAACAAGTTAGTGAATACAATAAATTACATTTATTTGGACTAATGAATGAAGAGAAATTCATGTCAGCGGGAAATAAAACAAATCGTTTTAATTTGGCGGATGTACCATCTGCTGGTGCCATTTGCTATGATATTCGCTTTCCAGAGTGGTTACGTACTATGATGAGTCAAGGGCCACAAGAAATTTTGTATATCGTTGCCGAATGGCCAATTCAACGAATAAAACAATGGCAACTTTTGCTGCAAGCACGAGCTATTGAAAATCAAACATTTGTGGTCGCAACGAATCGTGTAGGTCGAGATAATGACAATAGATTTGGTGGTCGTTCATTAATTATCGATCCACTAGGAAATATTGTTCAACAAGCAAGCGATAACAAAGCGGAATTATTAGTAGCAGAAATTAATATTAATGATGAAAAAGCTATTCGAGGAGAAATCCCGGTGTTTAGCGATCGTCGTCCAGAACTTTACAGATAA
- a CDS encoding pyridoxal phosphate-dependent aminotransferase has product MHFEESDLLKTLPKQFFATLVAKVNAKIAAGKDVINLGQGNPDQPTPDYIVKSLQVAAENPADHKYSLFRGEERFKKAIAEFYADEYGVSIDPETEVAILAGSKIGLVELPWALMNPGETLLLPDPGYPDYLSAAALGRVNYEAVPLKQENNFLVDYEAIPSSVAEAAKFLYLNYPNNPTGAIATSEFYRQTVRFAEENQVGIVSDFAYGAIGYDGHKPISFLQTENSKSVGIETYTFSKTFNMAGWRVGFAVGNAEMIEALNLIQDHLFVSLFPAVQDAAIEALTNRAGREKAVTDLTNLYQRRRDVFINAVREFGWEPYVPQGAFYVLMPVPKGYTSSEFADLLLEEADVAVADASGFGKGGQGYIRVGLTIGEERLAEAAKRISKLPVFSK; this is encoded by the coding sequence ATGCATTTTGAAGAATCCGACTTACTTAAAACACTGCCTAAACAATTTTTTGCAACACTTGTTGCTAAGGTCAATGCGAAAATTGCTGCCGGTAAAGATGTGATTAACTTGGGGCAAGGGAATCCTGATCAACCTACCCCTGATTATATTGTTAAATCCTTACAAGTGGCTGCAGAAAATCCGGCTGATCACAAATATTCATTATTTCGCGGTGAAGAACGTTTTAAGAAAGCAATTGCAGAATTTTATGCTGATGAGTATGGCGTGTCAATCGACCCAGAAACAGAAGTAGCTATATTAGCCGGATCGAAAATTGGTTTGGTTGAGCTGCCGTGGGCATTAATGAATCCTGGGGAGACATTATTATTACCAGATCCAGGGTACCCTGATTATTTATCTGCCGCAGCATTGGGGCGCGTAAATTATGAAGCAGTACCTTTAAAACAAGAAAATAATTTTTTAGTTGATTATGAAGCGATTCCAAGCTCAGTAGCCGAAGCAGCTAAGTTTTTGTACTTAAACTATCCTAACAACCCAACTGGTGCAATTGCTACTTCAGAATTCTACCGACAAACCGTTCGTTTTGCAGAAGAGAATCAGGTTGGTATTGTATCTGATTTTGCTTATGGTGCAATCGGCTATGATGGTCACAAGCCAATATCATTTCTACAAACTGAAAATTCAAAAAGTGTTGGAATTGAAACGTATACCTTCTCAAAAACGTTCAATATGGCGGGGTGGCGAGTAGGATTTGCTGTTGGAAATGCAGAGATGATTGAAGCGCTTAATCTAATTCAAGATCATTTATTCGTTTCATTATTCCCAGCGGTTCAAGATGCAGCAATTGAGGCCTTAACAAATAGAGCAGGGCGTGAAAAGGCTGTTACAGATCTAACCAATCTGTATCAACGTCGTCGTGATGTATTTATTAATGCGGTTCGAGAATTTGGTTGGGAACCTTACGTTCCGCAGGGAGCCTTTTATGTGTTGATGCCTGTACCTAAAGGCTATACGTCGAGTGAGTTTGCAGATTTACTATTAGAAGAGGCTGATGTGGCTGTAGCTGATGCATCTGGATTTGGTAAGGGTGGACAAGGTTATATACGTGTCGGATTAACAATTGGTGAAGAACGTTTAGCTGAAGCTGCAAAACGAATTAGTAAGTTACCTGTATTTTCAAAGTAA